A stretch of Argiope bruennichi chromosome 10, qqArgBrue1.1, whole genome shotgun sequence DNA encodes these proteins:
- the LOC129989160 gene encoding protein toll-like: MTNLLIWIILIHFVNKSSQQECDKDILQTTSFDCQFQYENSVARLQCTSADDPLDKTFYYMKIFWLEGYEVQNDSESIFKNFLSANFTSESVFFICESAYKNFILLDPFIFSEHCMNQNCLEQVSEFINETSVKKLGINNSEDSSVFRILNEFPFLTEVNFFDNYLLNISELDFGNSKQIKYLSLRKDNIDMLPDQIFSNLTFLETLDLSQNRIEFLSNLSFLHLHDLKTLNLSFNEISEIANDTFSELTNIMFLYLTNNKLVSIHENAFASNAMLKSLDLSANPLCVLPERLLHNLINLEQFLCYECNLTKIPQNLFRRAIKLTAVDFNTNEIETIPAKTFERQALLKHVRLFCNKLNAIPDFKNKSYLASLHLYQNKILSLNRELSKEAPSLAYLNVSENKIQYLSDDHVSNFNDLEIFDLSKNEIDIVHLGSVYVNIRRLYLSNNSISLFDVQWPKLVTLEVLEMNYNHITVLELPPCIPSVKQTVTFSFQYNEISRLNMTALMADESRIRTDRTMAGCLFNGMSKNFVDISHNPLICDCELYPFYTYLKQTTGIILDTFLNQENVTCSKPVHLQNKPVIRLQEDEFSCSIEANCPLPCTCGIRAKDNKTFVNCSGTKMNEVPPEAPNQTYVLYFNKNHLKNMNSLNNPSWQNLTEIHVDYNKITTLEDWKVPENLHYLSLKGNEIKNLPKSLTDFITNQSDFQFYFADNFRKCNCSNRMLKKFLKDNKAFVKDIDDIVCEIENNGTITVLPLYTIPDSMLCSIPIVLGFDPTVTVLSLCAGFIFLIALLLFYYKQRQLILSFLYIHCDEVFQCCFEENDSDDDKVFDAFVAYSSCDRDIMLELLKELEEKEPHFQLCIHERNWLPGRFISDNIMNSVQSSKRTIVILSNNFIASPWFRLELRAAIFEVSGDKKNKLIVILADKSTSLDGIDTEIRHVISKRTYLVWGERWFWEKLRYAMPRKSCLENEEYDKIEDFNPQRRNSDIALMENV, encoded by the coding sequence ATGACCAACTTGTTAATATGGATTATATTAATACACTTCGTAAACAAATCATCTCAACAAGAATGTGACAAAGATATTCTTCAAACTACATCGTTCGACTGCCAGTTTCAGTACGAAAATTCTGTGGCAAGACTGCAGTGTACGAGTGCAGACGATCCATTAGATAAAACTTTCTATTACATGAAGATTTTCTGGCTGGAAGGATATGAAGTTCAAAATGACAgtgaatccatttttaaaaattttctctcgGCGAATTTTACATCGGAATCTGTATTTTTCATTTGTGAAAGTGcgtacaaaaattttattttattagatccATTCATATTTTCGGAACATTGCATGAATCAGAATTGTTTGGAACAAGTTTCtgaatttattaatgaaactaGTGTTAAAAAGCTTGGAATAAATAATTCGGAAGACTCTTCTGTGTTCAGAATATTAAACGAGTTTCCTTTTCTTACGGAAGTAAATTTCTTCGATAATTATTTACTAAACATTTCTGAACTGGATTTTGGCAATTCTAAACAAATCAAATACTTATCTTTGAGAAAAGACAACATTGACATGTTACCTGatcaaatattttcgaatttgaCCTTTTTAGAAACGTTAGATTTATCccaaaatagaatagaatttctGTCAAATCTCTCGTTTTTACACCTGCATGATTTGAAGACTCTGAATCTATCATTCAATGAAATCAGTGAAATCGCAAACGATACTTTTTCCGAACTTACCAACATTATGTTCTTATATTTGACGAATAATAAGCTTGTATCTATTCATGAAAATGCATTTGCTTCCAATGCCATGCTGAAATCTTTAGATTTGAGTGCTAACCCTCTTTGTGTTCTTCCAGAACGacttcttcataatttaattaatttagaacaatTCTTATGTTATGAATGTAATCTGACTAAAATACCGCAAAATCTATTTCGCAGAGCAATTAAATTAACCGCCGTTGATTTCAATACCAATGAAATTGAAACAATTCCTGCAAAGACCTTCGAAAgacaagcacttttaaaacatgttcgtttattttgcaataaattgaatGCAATACCTGACTTCAAAAACAAATCATACTTAGCGAGCTTGCATTTGTATCAAAACAAAATTCTGTCATTAAATCGAGAACTAAGCAAAGAAGCTCCTAGTTTAGCTTATCTAAATGttagtgaaaataaaatccaGTATCTTTCTGACGATCATGTTAGTAATTTTAATGACCTCGAAATCTTCGATCTGTCTAAAAATGAAATCGACATCGTTCATCTTGGTTCTGTATATGTAAATATAAGGAGACTGTACCTTTCAAACAATTCTATATCATTATTCGATGTTCAGTGGCCTAAACTAGTGACACTAGAAGTTCTGGAAATGAATTATAATCACATTACAGTTTTAGAGCTTCCGCCTTGTATTCCTAGCGTCAAACAAACTgttacattttcatttcaatacaatGAAATATCAAGATTAAACATGACCGCCTTAATGGCTGATGAAAGCAGAATCAGAACAGACAGAACAATGGCTGGATGTCTTTTTAATGGCATGTCCAAAAATTTTGTGGACATATCTCACAATCCTCTGATTTGTGATTGTGAATTGTATCCCTTTTATACGTATTTGAAGCAGACAACAGGAATAATATTGGATACCTTCCTAAATCAAGAAAATGTAACTTGTTCTAAACCAGTTCATCTACAGAATAAACCAGTCATTCGTTTACAAGAAGATGAGTTTAGCTGTTCTATCGAAGCAAATTGTCCTTTACCGTGCACTTGTGGTATTCGGGCTAAAGATAATAAAACATTCGTCAACTGCTCTGGCACTAAAATGAACGAAGTTCCCCCAGAAGCGCCAAATCAAAcgtatgttttgtattttaataaaaaccatCTGAAAAATATGAACTCATTGAATAACCCAAGCTggcaaaatttgacagaaattcaCGTAGATTATAATAAGATTACCACCTTAGAAGACTGGAAAGTTCCTGAAAATCTTCACTACTTGTCTCTAAAAGGTAACGAAATCAAAAACTTACCAAAGTCTCTAACGGACTTTATTACTAATCAGAgtgattttcaattttactttgcCGATAATTTCAGAAAGTGCAATTGTTCAAATAGAATGTTGAAAAAATTCCTGAAAGATAATAAGGCTTTTGTAAAAGACATTGATGATATTGTCTGTGAGATTGAAAATAATGGAACAATAACTGTGCTTCCACTGTATACCATTCCAGATTCAATGTTATGTTCAATACCTATTGTATTAGGTTTTGACCCAACAGTCACAGTTCTATCTTTATGTGCAGGCTTTATATTTCTGATAGCATTACTTCTTTTCTATTATAAACAGAGGCAACTGATTTTGTCCTTTCTGTATATTCACTGCGATGAAGTATTCCaatgttgttttgaagaaaacgACAGTGATGATGATAAAGTATTTGACGCATTCGTCGCATACAGTAGCTGTGACCGAGATATTATGTTAGAGTTACTCAAAGAACTAGAAGAAAAGGAACCTCATTTTCAACTCTGTATTCACGAAAGAAACTGGCTTCCTGGAAGATTCATAAGTGACAACATTATGAATTCTGTCCAAAGTAGCAAAAGAACTATCGTGATACTTTCGAATAATTTCATTGCAAGCCCATGGTTCCGACTAGAGCTTCGAGCAGCCATTTTTGAAGTATCAGGtgataaaaagaataaactaATTGTGATTTTGGCCGACAAATCTACATCATTGGACGGCATAGACACTGAGATAAGACACGTCATATCCAAGAGAACATATCTGGTTTGGGGCGAACGATGGTTTTGGGAAAAACTGAGATATGCGATGCCCCGAAAAAGTTGCTTAGAAAATGAAGAATATGATAAAATAGAAGACTTTAACCCACAGCGACGAAATAGTGACATTGCTTTAATGGAGAATGTGTAA